A DNA window from Anaerocolumna sp. AGMB13020 contains the following coding sequences:
- a CDS encoding PspA/IM30 family protein — protein MGILTRFRDIMSSNINALLDKAEDPEKMIDQCLRNLNSDLNKVKAETAAIMAEEQRAKRTLDECKEEITRMQSYAVKALEAENEEDARKFLEQKASLTSKLNGLQESFNLANTNANHMREMHDKLVSDINELESRKEMIKGKLAVAKTQERINKMTSSVSSANDSIASFSRYEEMADKALDKANAMAELNHSGPDASIKDLTKKYSENAAVEDELAALKASLNK, from the coding sequence ATGGGTATTTTAACAAGATTCAGAGATATTATGTCCAGTAATATAAATGCACTTCTGGACAAAGCAGAAGATCCTGAGAAGATGATAGACCAGTGTTTAAGAAATTTAAACAGCGATTTAAATAAGGTAAAAGCTGAAACAGCAGCTATAATGGCAGAGGAGCAAAGAGCAAAAAGAACTTTGGATGAATGCAAGGAAGAAATCACAAGAATGCAGTCCTATGCAGTGAAGGCTCTGGAAGCAGAAAACGAAGAGGATGCAAGAAAGTTTCTGGAGCAGAAGGCTTCACTTACTTCTAAATTAAACGGCTTGCAGGAATCCTTTAATCTGGCAAATACCAATGCGAATCATATGAGGGAAATGCATGATAAGCTGGTTTCTGATATCAATGAACTGGAATCCAGAAAAGAAATGATCAAAGGAAAACTTGCCGTTGCAAAGACGCAGGAGCGTATTAATAAGATGACCTCCTCTGTATCTTCCGCTAACGATTCCATCGCAAGCTTCTCCAGATACGAAGAGATGGCTGACAAAGCACTGGATAAGGCAAATGCCATGGCTGAGCTTAACCACAGCGGCCCTGATGCCTCAATTAAAGATCTTACGAAGAAGTATAGTGAAAATGCAGCTGTTGAAGATGAGTTAGCAGCATTAAAAGCAAGCCTTAACAAATAG
- a CDS encoding class I SAM-dependent methyltransferase, translating to MWIADGWKDYEVIDTSNGEKLERWGEYVLVRPDPQVLWNTEKKAAGWKKPNAHYHRSSKGGGEWEFFDLPKEWKIHYKDMVFHLQPFNFKHTGLFPEQATNWDWFGDLIRKEKAKHPEKEIRVLNLFAYTGGATIAAAKAGASVTHVDASKGMVTWAKENAALSGLSDAPIRYIVDDCGKYVEREIRRGNFYDAVIMDPPSYGRGPKGEIWKIEESIHPFVKLCTGVLNKNPLFFLINSYTTGLQPAVLAYMLGIELQSKFGGKIEAEEIGLPVTSNKLVLPCGASGRWSNV from the coding sequence ATGTGGATAGCAGACGGTTGGAAAGATTATGAAGTTATAGATACATCAAACGGTGAGAAATTGGAGCGTTGGGGGGAGTATGTCCTTGTACGTCCGGATCCTCAGGTTTTGTGGAATACAGAGAAAAAAGCGGCAGGCTGGAAGAAACCCAATGCCCATTACCACCGAAGCAGCAAAGGTGGCGGTGAGTGGGAGTTCTTTGATCTGCCAAAGGAATGGAAGATTCATTACAAAGATATGGTTTTCCATCTGCAGCCCTTTAATTTTAAGCATACAGGCTTGTTTCCGGAACAGGCTACCAATTGGGACTGGTTTGGTGACCTTATAAGAAAAGAAAAAGCAAAACATCCGGAGAAGGAGATTAGAGTTCTTAATCTTTTTGCTTATACGGGCGGCGCTACCATTGCAGCAGCCAAAGCAGGCGCCAGTGTAACTCACGTGGATGCGTCAAAGGGTATGGTCACCTGGGCGAAAGAGAATGCTGCCTTATCGGGGCTTTCTGATGCACCCATCCGTTATATTGTTGATGACTGCGGGAAGTATGTAGAACGTGAAATCAGAAGAGGGAATTTTTATGATGCCGTAATCATGGACCCGCCTTCTTATGGAAGAGGACCAAAAGGCGAGATTTGGAAGATTGAAGAAAGCATTCACCCTTTTGTTAAATTGTGTACAGGAGTGTTAAATAAGAATCCACTGTTTTTCCTGATAAATTCGTATACAACCGGACTACAGCCTGCGGTGCTTGCCTATATGCTGGGAATCGAACTTCAAAGTAAGTTCGGAGGGAAAATTGAAGCAGAGGAAATCGGATTGCCTGTAACCTCCAATAAATTGGTACTTCCCTGCGGAGCCTCGGGGCGCTGGAGCAATGTATAA
- a CDS encoding LacI family DNA-binding transcriptional regulator, with the protein MRKITIQDVAKELNLSRNTVAKALNNSDTVAYETRYVVIKKAYEMGYSKLSPTVLNEFKIKDRLERVRTVVVFARRELSTFWNRIIMGISDELNKNNCKLQLNFISEEDEANYIAPLDMDTEMSGIIILNVFNKGFLELILKRDVPVVFLDGPSNVHEITSMGDVVLFEGYHSTRSITEHLLSQGNRRIAFIGDITYCKTIKDRYEGYLAALSGYGIEPEDQFVINRHVEHKYYKQEEVSVELGKLKELPEAIVCANDDIAKDVMLCLKRKGVKVPQEVAVTGFDDKEEVELLSPSLTSVHIGNQRMGRRLVQQLIWRIDNMDLPKEILTVNTEIVIRESSIRKGNS; encoded by the coding sequence TTGAGAAAGATAACAATACAGGATGTGGCAAAGGAACTTAACCTGTCCCGTAACACTGTTGCGAAAGCACTGAATAACAGTGACACGGTAGCATATGAAACCAGGTATGTAGTAATTAAGAAAGCTTATGAAATGGGGTATTCAAAGCTTTCTCCCACTGTTCTAAACGAATTCAAGATAAAGGACAGACTTGAGAGGGTCAGGACAGTAGTTGTATTTGCAAGAAGAGAATTATCAACCTTCTGGAACCGGATCATAATGGGAATCTCAGATGAATTGAACAAAAATAACTGCAAACTGCAGTTGAATTTTATCAGTGAAGAAGATGAGGCAAATTATATAGCACCTCTTGACATGGATACAGAGATGAGTGGTATCATTATCTTGAATGTCTTTAACAAAGGGTTCTTGGAATTAATACTGAAAAGAGATGTGCCGGTGGTATTCTTAGACGGGCCCAGCAATGTTCATGAAATAACCTCAATGGGTGATGTTGTATTATTTGAGGGGTATCATTCTACCAGAAGCATAACGGAGCACTTGCTAAGCCAGGGAAACAGGCGGATTGCTTTTATTGGAGACATTACGTATTGCAAAACCATTAAGGACCGTTACGAGGGTTATCTTGCGGCCCTTTCAGGTTATGGAATCGAACCCGAAGATCAGTTTGTAATTAACCGGCACGTGGAACACAAGTATTACAAACAGGAAGAAGTCAGCGTTGAACTTGGAAAATTAAAAGAATTGCCCGAAGCTATTGTATGTGCCAATGATGACATTGCCAAAGATGTCATGCTCTGCCTCAAGAGAAAAGGGGTAAAAGTGCCACAGGAAGTAGCGGTAACCGGTTTTGATGACAAGGAAGAGGTTGAGCTCTTATCGCCGTCCCTTACATCTGTTCATATCGGAAATCAAAGGATGGGGAGAAGACTGGTACAGCAATTGATCTGGAGAATCGATAATATGGATTTGCCGAAGGAAATATTAACGGTGAATACGGAAATCGTAATCAGAGAATCTTCCATCAGAAAAGGTAATTCCTAA
- a CDS encoding response regulator, whose amino-acid sequence MRVLLVDDEELALDVLQRLLMQIDGIEVVGKYTNPFKALEALSVIEADAVFLDLEMGGLHGLQFAHELLQKKQQPAIIFVTAYAQYAVDAFEVDALDYLLKPVTLERLKKAVQKLEASLKMKEIKRIRIEEQTTDIYIHSLGTFQIQTRDGDTAVRWRTKKVKEMFCFLWLNNEQPVYKHRLLEELWPEVAPDKGAALLHTTVYQLRKTLKEMGFEEGIQYINDHYVLTLPFKSDLEELKNLLEKTAPTTEDIKRLLAIYEGDLFEQDEYNWCIYEQQNLRNAYLDCLQRYTNNNIERSQNVIIEKCLLKLVQMDAYNERFVILLINYYGGIGNTKGLIEAYEYYSRTVREELGIIPSRQVIENYQHYIKRG is encoded by the coding sequence ATGAGAGTGTTATTGGTAGATGATGAAGAACTGGCTTTGGATGTTTTGCAAAGATTATTAATGCAGATAGATGGAATTGAAGTAGTTGGCAAATATACAAATCCCTTTAAGGCATTAGAAGCGTTATCGGTAATAGAGGCAGATGCTGTTTTCCTGGATCTTGAGATGGGAGGGTTGCATGGACTTCAATTTGCCCATGAACTGCTCCAGAAAAAACAGCAGCCGGCGATTATATTTGTAACAGCGTATGCTCAATATGCGGTAGATGCTTTTGAAGTGGATGCCTTAGACTATTTATTAAAGCCGGTTACCCTGGAACGGTTGAAAAAAGCTGTCCAGAAATTAGAAGCCAGCCTGAAAATGAAAGAAATAAAGAGGATTCGTATAGAAGAACAAACTACTGACATATACATACACTCTTTGGGAACATTTCAGATTCAGACCAGAGATGGAGATACCGCAGTACGCTGGCGTACAAAGAAGGTAAAAGAAATGTTCTGTTTTCTCTGGCTGAACAATGAGCAGCCAGTCTATAAACATCGTCTTCTGGAGGAACTCTGGCCGGAAGTTGCACCTGATAAAGGAGCAGCGCTTTTGCATACTACGGTCTATCAATTAAGAAAGACCTTGAAGGAGATGGGATTTGAGGAGGGAATACAATATATAAATGATCATTATGTATTGACATTGCCCTTTAAAAGCGATCTGGAAGAATTAAAGAACCTGCTTGAAAAAACGGCTCCCACCACCGAGGATATAAAACGTCTTTTAGCCATATACGAAGGTGATCTGTTTGAACAGGATGAGTATAATTGGTGTATTTATGAACAGCAGAATTTAAGAAATGCTTATTTGGATTGCCTTCAAAGATACACGAATAATAATATCGAAAGATCCCAGAATGTCATTATTGAAAAATGTTTACTCAAATTAGTGCAGATGGATGCTTATAATGAAAGGTTTGTTATTTTATTAATTAATTACTATGGCGGTATCGGTAATACCAAAGGATTAATTGAGGCATATGAGTATTATAGCAGAACTGTCCGGGAGGAACTGGGGATAATTCCGTCGCGGCAAGTAATAGAAAATTATCAGCACTATATAAAAAGAGGATAA
- a CDS encoding SGNH/GDSL hydrolase family protein yields MNLKQIADRGIIDFGNLYRIGKVMRKAQAGENIAIGMIGGSITQGSLSSSPKTCYAYLVYEWWVNKFSNSNIQYVNGGIGGTTSQFGVARVEEDLLCHRPDFVITEFSVNDTNNLFFQETYEGLVRRILTYENEPGLLILNNVCYNDGTNAQEVHNEVGAYYKLPMVSIKNSVYKEIEEGRLSGPDITPDDLHPNDKGHRLVADVVINMLEEIYKKVIYEGTEKGYFLPEKPLTANRYMDSLRINNKNAEPVSKGFVKDTTVQENITEFFRNGFSAEKVNDTIHFEVEGRNIAVQYRKTVKRTAPVAVAIVDGKKDSPVILDANFEEDWGDCLYLQNLLTGGEKKKHTVDITVTEADETSKLDFYLVSVIVSDR; encoded by the coding sequence ATGAATTTAAAACAGATTGCAGATAGAGGAATCATTGATTTCGGTAATTTATACCGTATTGGAAAAGTAATGAGAAAAGCCCAGGCAGGAGAGAATATAGCAATAGGAATGATAGGAGGCTCCATCACCCAGGGTTCCCTTTCCAGTAGCCCAAAGACCTGTTACGCCTATTTGGTATATGAGTGGTGGGTAAATAAATTCAGCAACAGCAACATTCAGTATGTAAATGGAGGTATCGGCGGAACTACTTCACAATTTGGAGTGGCAAGAGTAGAGGAAGATCTGCTGTGCCATAGACCGGATTTTGTCATTACGGAATTCAGTGTAAATGATACGAACAATCTTTTCTTTCAGGAGACTTATGAGGGATTGGTCAGAAGAATATTGACCTATGAAAACGAACCAGGGCTACTGATTCTTAATAATGTATGTTATAATGATGGGACCAATGCCCAGGAGGTCCATAATGAGGTTGGTGCTTACTATAAGCTGCCCATGGTGAGTATTAAGAACAGTGTGTATAAAGAAATCGAAGAAGGCAGGCTGTCAGGGCCTGATATTACACCGGATGATCTGCATCCCAATGATAAAGGACACAGGCTGGTAGCCGACGTTGTGATTAATATGCTGGAGGAAATCTATAAGAAGGTTATTTATGAGGGTACAGAAAAGGGATATTTCTTACCGGAGAAACCGCTGACCGCCAATCGTTATATGGACTCCCTTCGTATTAACAACAAAAACGCAGAGCCAGTATCCAAAGGATTTGTAAAAGATACTACGGTACAGGAGAATATTACTGAATTTTTCAGGAATGGTTTTTCTGCTGAAAAAGTAAATGACACTATTCATTTTGAGGTAGAAGGCAGGAATATTGCCGTTCAGTATAGAAAAACTGTAAAAAGAACAGCGCCTGTTGCTGTAGCTATCGTTGACGGTAAGAAAGATAGCCCGGTTATATTAGATGCTAATTTTGAAGAGGATTGGGGTGATTGCCTGTATCTTCAAAATCTGCTGACAGGCGGGGAAAAGAAGAAACATACAGTAGATATTACGGTTACAGAGGCTGATGAGACAAGCAAGCTGGATTTTTACCTGGTATCTGTAATTGTATCTGACAGGTAA